A stretch of Paludisphaera borealis DNA encodes these proteins:
- a CDS encoding YceI family protein, whose translation MLKSGLLAVATILGGQSGARAADTYSIDPAHTSATFKVEHLGLSWIHGRFNDVAGEFRVDSANPSSSRFALTIKSESLDTANKKRDEHLASPDFFNAKQFPVVSFKSTAVKAVEKGLEVTGDLTLHGETKPVTFLLTGGKTAEFPPGVHRRGYTTHLKIKRSDYGMDKMIPAAGDEIHIEVSFEGVKS comes from the coding sequence ATGCTGAAATCCGGTCTGCTGGCGGTCGCGACGATTCTGGGCGGTCAGTCGGGAGCTCGGGCGGCCGACACCTACAGCATCGACCCCGCGCACACGTCGGCGACCTTCAAGGTCGAGCATCTCGGGCTGAGCTGGATTCACGGTCGCTTCAACGACGTCGCCGGCGAGTTCCGCGTCGACTCGGCGAACCCCTCCTCATCGCGGTTCGCCCTTACGATCAAGTCCGAGAGCCTCGACACCGCCAACAAGAAGCGCGACGAGCATCTTGCGAGCCCCGACTTCTTCAACGCCAAGCAGTTCCCGGTCGTCTCGTTCAAGAGCACGGCGGTGAAGGCGGTGGAAAAGGGCCTGGAAGTGACCGGCGACCTCACGCTCCACGGCGAGACCAAGCCGGTGACCTTCCTTCTCACGGGTGGCAAGACCGCCGAGTTCCCCCCGGGCGTCCATCGTCGCGGCTACACCACGCACCTCAAGATCAAGCGCTCCGATTACGGCATGGACAAGATGATCCCGGCGGCCGGCGACGAGATCCACATCGAGGTCAGCTTCGAGGGCGTGAAGTCCTGA